The Lysinibacillus pakistanensis genome includes a window with the following:
- a CDS encoding protoglobin domain-containing protein — MFKRKKINLDYDYFSAEKNSDIEANERFKEKLDFLALSRIRRESVSFLRKIYENNRKEILDNFYDRLLEIPEFNHVINTHSTVERLKGLFDSHFISLFDDELDLDYVFKRRKIAYVHARIGVLPNWMISAYTLINQLIIPLIVKELSRDQDKMLDVLLSYDSLVTIDQQIILETYIEIQGGSVVNGLGEIITYNTQLDSIKELIEFQETQQKEIIAVDNSMHDLDASIEEIAASVGDISTHTKQALEKLNGDLESLQQVSTILQSTDEGHKSMQDDIVRLVERVNSVAKLMELIKRIADQTNLLALNASIEAARAGEAGKGFAVVAEEVRKLADDTSTSVKSIHTDIQELLLITNNINTLTNQFSQDLHQGVTDTLQISHTLTELNKNLQHQGIRFEEIATTTRAQAESSSEISERNRNITESMQKSKVIVFDMGSAIYKLSKMIDGYRSSTISKNFIISQEDIIELAITDHLLWRWKIYNLLLGFEQMTEQDVGSPKESRLGEWYYGTGKKLLSNEQAYIVLERPFIHVHELAKKAVQEYNRGNKAAAETYLTEITNESYIVIDKLKELKEILMNEKKQYIH; from the coding sequence ATGTTCAAAAGGAAGAAAATTAATCTAGACTATGATTATTTTTCAGCTGAAAAAAATTCAGACATTGAGGCAAATGAGCGTTTTAAAGAAAAACTAGATTTCCTCGCATTATCTAGAATTAGAAGAGAATCAGTAAGCTTTTTAAGAAAAATTTACGAAAATAATAGGAAGGAAATATTAGATAATTTTTATGATCGTTTATTAGAAATTCCTGAATTTAATCATGTTATCAATACGCATTCAACTGTGGAGCGCTTAAAAGGCTTATTCGACTCTCATTTTATCAGCTTGTTTGATGATGAATTAGACTTAGACTATGTCTTTAAAAGACGGAAAATTGCTTATGTTCATGCACGAATTGGTGTTTTGCCAAACTGGATGATTTCGGCCTACACGCTTATAAATCAACTAATTATCCCGTTGATTGTGAAGGAATTATCCCGTGATCAGGATAAAATGCTGGATGTATTACTGTCTTATGATAGTTTAGTGACGATTGACCAGCAAATTATTCTTGAAACATACATTGAAATCCAAGGAGGCTCAGTTGTCAATGGCTTAGGCGAGATTATTACATATAATACACAATTAGACTCCATTAAAGAGCTTATTGAATTTCAAGAAACCCAACAAAAGGAAATCATTGCGGTGGACAACTCCATGCATGATTTAGATGCGAGTATTGAGGAAATAGCAGCTTCAGTAGGGGATATCTCCACTCATACAAAGCAGGCATTGGAAAAATTAAATGGAGATTTAGAGTCACTGCAACAAGTTTCTACCATTTTACAGTCAACAGATGAAGGTCATAAGTCCATGCAAGACGATATTGTTCGCTTAGTTGAACGGGTTAACAGTGTAGCTAAGCTAATGGAGCTAATTAAAAGAATCGCGGATCAAACAAATTTATTGGCACTTAATGCTTCGATTGAGGCAGCACGTGCAGGTGAGGCTGGTAAAGGCTTTGCTGTAGTAGCTGAAGAGGTACGAAAGCTGGCAGATGATACAAGTACATCAGTAAAATCCATTCATACTGATATTCAGGAGCTATTACTTATTACGAATAATATTAACACCTTAACAAATCAATTCTCACAGGATTTACATCAGGGTGTTACAGATACACTGCAAATTTCACATACACTTACTGAATTAAATAAAAATCTTCAGCACCAAGGAATACGCTTTGAGGAAATTGCGACAACGACTAGAGCACAAGCAGAATCATCATCAGAAATTTCAGAGCGCAATCGTAATATAACGGAGAGCATGCAAAAAAGTAAGGTAATTGTGTTTGATATGGGTTCTGCGATTTATAAGCTAAGTAAAATGATTGATGGCTATCGTTCATCTACTATTTCGAAAAACTTTATCATCAGCCAAGAGGATATTATTGAACTGGCAATTACAGACCATTTATTATGGCGCTGGAAAATTTATAATTTATTGCTAGGCTTTGAACAAATGACGGAGCAGGATGTTGGTTCCCCAAAGGAATCTCGACTTGGAGAATGGTACTACGGTACAGGGAAAAAGTTGTTGAGTAATGAGCAGGCATACATTGTATTAGAGCGTCCATTTATCCATGTTCATGAATTAGCAAAAAAGGCAGTTCAAGAGTACAATCGAGGTAATAAAGCAGCGGCTGAAACTTACTTAACTGAAATTACCAATGAATCGTATATAGTCATCGACAAACTTAAAGAGCTAAAGGAAATTTTAATGAACGAGAAAAAGCAATATATTCATTAA